Genomic window (Alligator mississippiensis isolate rAllMis1 chromosome 7, rAllMis1, whole genome shotgun sequence):
TCAGGACGCCCTCAGCCTTACGGGCTAGGTGCATGGCTCCAaaccgcccctttaccatgccccaagtctcgcagatggcattcactGTGTCCCTCCGAGGCCTTAGTTTCACCTGACCTCTGGTCGTtaccaggctctctgcagccctgtctctctctctctctgcgcccacactggcgctgggggtctgtgcaccccggatcccgtgcccacactggcgctgggggtctgtgcaccccagatcccgtgcccacactggcgctggggggtctgtgcaccccggaTCCCGTGCCTagactggcgctggggtctgtgcaccccggatcccgtgcccacactggcgctgggggtctgtgcaccccggatcccgtgcccacactggcgctggggaTCTTTGCACCCCGGATCCCgtgcccacactggcgctgggggtctgtgcaccccagatcctgtgcccacactggcactgggggtctgtgcaccccggaTC
Coding sequences:
- the LOC132251454 gene encoding uncharacterized protein LOC132251454; translated protein: MSALFLTRHIVLVIIMNREAALKFTLGTVLLDPVGSRTPFGSHSKMDISGRPQPYGLGAWLQTAPLPCPKSRRWHSLCPSEALVSPDLWSLPGSLQPCLSLSLRPHWRWGSVHPGSRAHTGAGGLCTPDPVPTLALGGLCTPDPVPRLALGSVHPGSRAHTGAGGLCTPDPVPTLALGIFAPRIPCPHWRWGSVHPRSCAHTGTGGLCTPDPVPRLALGVCAPQIPCPHWRWGSVHPRSRAHTGAGGLCTPDPMPTLALGVCAPRIPCLDWHWGLCTPDPVPTLALGVCAPWIPCPDWRWGSVHPGSRAHTGAGVCAPRIPCPHWR